One genomic window of Fibrobacter sp. UWP2 includes the following:
- a CDS encoding VWA domain-containing protein produces MRFAEPNFLWCLFTLPLFALLFYYAYRRRKKLAARFVSLSMLPKLTTSVSPWRRLTKVLLLLLAIAFLFVALARPQWGRKMEHIERRGLDLVLLQDISLSMLAEDVKPNRLVRSRHEISSFLEGLSGDRVGLVAFSGEAQVMVPLTLDYGTVQMMLRELNPGWLMPGTNLENAIRKGMDLFKNSGGAGKYSVMILMSDGEELEAEAVNAAKEAAEMGIKIYTIGIGSREGVPIPVKTKNGEVAYKKDVQGNIVTTRLEEGTLQEIASVTGALYFYASPGEFQLQKVLTEIASLEKKDQASDRMENYQDRYQIFLGFSALLFLIEAMISERGRRRKQLNGRFS; encoded by the coding sequence ATGCGTTTTGCCGAACCGAACTTTTTGTGGTGCCTGTTTACGCTGCCGCTATTCGCGTTGCTGTTCTATTACGCGTACCGCCGTCGCAAAAAATTGGCGGCCCGATTTGTCTCGCTTTCGATGCTCCCCAAACTCACCACGAGCGTGTCGCCGTGGCGCCGCCTCACCAAGGTGCTCCTACTACTCTTGGCCATAGCCTTTTTGTTTGTGGCCCTTGCCCGTCCACAGTGGGGGCGCAAGATGGAACACATCGAACGTCGTGGCTTGGATCTTGTGCTTTTGCAGGATATTTCGCTCTCGATGCTTGCCGAGGATGTGAAACCGAACCGCCTAGTGCGCAGCCGTCACGAGATCTCCTCGTTCTTGGAAGGGCTTTCGGGGGACCGAGTGGGCTTGGTCGCTTTTAGCGGCGAGGCGCAGGTGATGGTCCCTCTGACGCTGGATTATGGCACGGTGCAAATGATGCTCCGTGAACTCAACCCCGGTTGGCTCATGCCGGGCACGAACCTCGAGAACGCCATCCGCAAGGGGATGGATTTGTTCAAGAACTCCGGCGGGGCGGGGAAGTACTCTGTGATGATCTTGATGAGTGATGGCGAGGAACTTGAAGCCGAAGCCGTGAACGCCGCCAAGGAAGCCGCCGAGATGGGCATCAAGATTTACACCATCGGCATAGGAAGCCGCGAGGGCGTGCCCATACCGGTCAAGACAAAGAACGGCGAAGTCGCCTACAAGAAGGACGTTCAAGGGAACATTGTAACGACGCGACTCGAGGAAGGGACTTTGCAGGAGATTGCAAGCGTCACGGGAGCCCTGTATTTTTACGCGAGTCCGGGTGAGTTCCAACTGCAAAAGGTGTTGACCGAAATCGCGAGTCTCGAAAAGAAGGACCAGGCGAGCGACCGCATGGAAAATTACCAGGACCGTTACCAGATCTTTTTGGGATTTTCGGCATTGCTGTTCCTGATCGAGGCGATGATATCGGAACGGGGCCGCCGTCGCAAGCAACTCAACGGTCGTTTTAGTTAA
- a CDS encoding diguanylate cyclase domain-containing protein, which translates to MFENLVGIEVNVICLLTALLILGTLQKSYQRKLQTRAFCALLLWFIAFCVIGGITHIVDPQNIAAMHVLICLKVITCVFVGYNWFTYTFYATANNSYGIRRWAPLVIAPPLAVSIYAIVVCIKHISDTELLLDPLLWLFLNIVGNVYFIAAVVVSVKRSFRSANPFQKGEYRRLSLVAIIPLIAMFVQYKFIQLNITSPVIILTILYMYLLSLKQQIFTDPATGLNNKHKMTDHIDKVLQNPDPEKRLFFVQIGVDYYEKIRKKFGKKKALLVIEKVAWFLRSQCHGQNAFLARYSADKFAIICEKETLSELEFLCNEIIRNSETGEIQSVIPWKISLNVYWSEYGTEKTQTVDDWLNGVYDNCIKPATETPES; encoded by the coding sequence ATGTTTGAAAATTTAGTCGGGATAGAAGTCAATGTCATTTGCCTGCTAACTGCCTTACTCATTCTGGGCACCTTGCAAAAGTCGTACCAGCGCAAGCTCCAAACGCGAGCGTTCTGCGCCCTACTACTGTGGTTCATAGCCTTCTGCGTCATCGGCGGAATCACCCACATTGTGGACCCACAGAACATCGCCGCAATGCACGTCCTTATTTGCCTCAAGGTTATCACCTGCGTTTTTGTGGGCTACAACTGGTTCACCTACACTTTCTACGCTACCGCCAACAACTCCTATGGGATCCGGCGATGGGCGCCCCTTGTTATTGCCCCGCCTCTCGCCGTGAGCATCTATGCCATTGTCGTGTGCATTAAGCACATCAGCGATACAGAGCTGCTCCTAGACCCGCTCCTTTGGCTATTCTTGAACATCGTCGGCAACGTCTATTTTATCGCAGCCGTTGTCGTCTCCGTCAAGAGGTCGTTCCGAAGCGCGAACCCTTTCCAAAAGGGAGAGTATCGCCGTCTGAGCCTTGTGGCAATCATCCCCCTTATCGCCATGTTCGTCCAGTACAAGTTCATACAACTGAACATTACGTCCCCTGTCATTATCCTCACCATACTGTACATGTACCTGCTCTCGCTTAAGCAACAGATATTTACGGATCCCGCCACCGGTCTAAACAACAAGCACAAGATGACCGACCACATCGACAAGGTCCTCCAGAACCCGGATCCCGAAAAAAGGCTTTTCTTTGTGCAAATTGGCGTGGATTACTACGAAAAAATCCGTAAAAAATTCGGCAAGAAAAAAGCTCTTCTTGTCATTGAAAAGGTAGCCTGGTTCCTCCGGAGCCAGTGCCACGGGCAAAATGCGTTCCTCGCCCGCTACAGCGCAGACAAATTCGCCATCATCTGCGAAAAAGAAACGCTCTCGGAACTGGAATTCCTGTGCAACGAAATCATCCGCAACAGCGAAACCGGCGAGATCCAATCCGTCATTCCCTGGAAAATCTCCCTCAACGTCTACTGGTCCGAATACGGCACCGAAAAGACCCAGACTGTAGACGACTGGCTCAACGGCGTTTACGACAACTGCATCAAGCCCGCCACCGAGACCCCCGAGTCATAA
- a CDS encoding VWA domain-containing protein, which yields MDIGALHFQNPEAFWLFIFVPVLIALYVYRQQRRKSTIKFPALAIAKKASPSRRVRLRHIVPALRMAALCCFIVALARPQNAMEVEYTSTDGVDIMLVLDVSGSMGTLDMLTRAEQAKLGVMNAERILKSGEYWKYSRMGYAQEVIADFIQKRHSDRIGLSAFGSRAVTQCPLTLDYGSLLEILGATDDLARDSVFANRTAIGDGLMNALARLQKSEAKSRVVVLLTDGKDNASVISPVRAAEVAQSLGVKVYTVGVGKKRGKILGFQQNAWTGEISWTERDITPEEGIDEATLSAVAQKTGGKFYRAENKEQLEEIYSEIDQLEKTEIETVAYARYAEKFYPWLLLGAALILLELLLANTRFVRIP from the coding sequence ATGGATATAGGTGCCCTCCATTTTCAGAATCCTGAAGCCTTTTGGCTCTTTATCTTTGTTCCCGTATTGATAGCGCTGTACGTGTACCGCCAGCAGCGCCGCAAAAGTACCATCAAGTTCCCGGCGTTGGCTATCGCCAAAAAGGCGTCGCCTAGTCGCCGAGTGCGTTTGCGCCACATTGTGCCTGCCCTCCGTATGGCTGCCCTTTGTTGCTTTATCGTGGCTCTTGCCCGCCCGCAAAATGCCATGGAGGTGGAATACACCAGTACCGACGGTGTCGACATCATGCTGGTTTTGGACGTTTCGGGCTCCATGGGGACGCTCGACATGCTCACCCGCGCCGAACAGGCGAAACTTGGCGTGATGAACGCGGAACGCATTCTCAAGTCGGGAGAGTACTGGAAGTACAGCCGCATGGGTTATGCCCAAGAAGTGATTGCCGACTTTATTCAAAAGCGCCACAGCGACCGCATAGGCCTCTCCGCCTTTGGCAGCCGTGCCGTGACGCAGTGCCCGTTGACTCTTGATTACGGGAGCCTCCTCGAAATTCTCGGGGCGACGGACGATTTGGCACGCGACTCCGTGTTCGCGAACCGCACCGCCATTGGCGACGGTCTGATGAACGCCTTGGCGCGCTTGCAAAAATCTGAGGCCAAGAGCCGCGTGGTGGTCCTGTTGACCGACGGCAAGGACAACGCAAGCGTCATCTCCCCGGTTCGTGCCGCCGAGGTCGCGCAGTCATTGGGGGTGAAGGTCTACACTGTTGGCGTGGGTAAAAAACGGGGCAAGATCCTTGGGTTCCAGCAGAACGCGTGGACAGGCGAAATCTCGTGGACCGAGCGCGACATCACTCCCGAAGAAGGCATTGACGAGGCGACCTTGAGCGCCGTCGCCCAAAAGACGGGCGGCAAGTTCTACCGTGCCGAGAACAAGGAACAACTTGAAGAAATCTACTCCGAAATCGACCAACTCGAAAAAACCGAAATTGAGACGGTCGCCTATGCCCGCTATGCCGAGAAATTCTACCCGTGGCTTTTGCTGGGGGCGGCATTGATTCTTTTGGAACTGCTGCTTGCAAATACGCGCTTTGTGCGCATCCCGTAA
- a CDS encoding glycosyl hydrolase family 8: MKNFFKIALAAVAVTSVVASAGTPQFPFPQNKKSPHGTTALYADPSVIQDHFKKWKGAWYQDKGNEAWILSPEGTNSTVSEGIAYGMMIMVYMSSTNDDHQAEFDKLYATWKNNAKGNGGGMNWRVGEGSHGGTASDADFDAALALIMASKQWNNAQYLTDAKALISWIASNDIDGNNSVKAGSDWNLMFNPSYGTLANFELFAKVTNDSKWNTVKSKAEQDLLACQNNTTGLVTDWCDWNSHQPAVNSQAAVGQADNPGFFDDAARTPWRMAWAYYWYGNANAKKFNDKIVPWMYKETKMNAGGINSGYYPDGTMSQKRDNFSSSTFSGGLGLAAASADEAEPYLETVYKTLKNKTSCASASGCGEGVPGEKYYPATLNLLYLLLMTGNMPNFYDMTGFTSFTPDPSLGQQITSSEGIHLDKGDSLVGVSGFWNWGAYHDKLGIGTKMDPDSGSSPLYLIGDEVYANASMEIGPEPEYDEALKQAGLLKYPSAGIAMSFKGDESGVNLTALNVASVRINVKTTGTMRFAILYAEPHCAGCEPGILLDPTNDYQTLTFKLKPNGYILGDLNIDSWMTQESVPAAGANDVMATASGVKFEAKMPDGGTGSVSVKSIEFLDASGNVVDPVKLVGFAVPNDFSKYNGGSSPTSSSSQGVNPTSSSQGVVNPGSSASGQDAIVAVDALSVAKVSVSGMQIQLSGAKIGSNYAVFSMQGKVIASGRIDGANQNIVMPSKGQYLLRVGNQISTVRVK, encoded by the coding sequence ATGAAAAACTTTTTCAAAATTGCGCTTGCCGCTGTAGCGGTGACGTCTGTGGTGGCTTCGGCTGGTACACCGCAATTCCCGTTCCCGCAGAACAAAAAGAGCCCGCATGGTACAACTGCGTTGTATGCAGATCCGTCCGTGATTCAGGATCACTTTAAAAAGTGGAAGGGTGCCTGGTATCAGGATAAGGGCAACGAAGCCTGGATTTTGAGCCCAGAAGGGACTAATTCAACCGTGTCCGAGGGTATTGCATACGGCATGATGATCATGGTCTACATGTCTAGCACCAATGACGACCATCAGGCCGAATTCGACAAGCTCTATGCCACGTGGAAGAACAACGCCAAGGGAAATGGCGGTGGTATGAACTGGCGTGTGGGTGAAGGCTCTCACGGTGGTACAGCATCCGATGCTGACTTTGATGCCGCCCTCGCTCTTATTATGGCTTCGAAGCAGTGGAACAACGCCCAGTACTTGACTGACGCAAAGGCCCTCATCAGTTGGATTGCTTCCAACGATATTGATGGCAATAATTCTGTCAAGGCGGGTAGCGATTGGAACCTGATGTTTAATCCGAGCTATGGTACTCTCGCCAACTTTGAACTTTTTGCCAAGGTCACGAACGACAGTAAGTGGAATACTGTGAAGTCTAAGGCCGAACAGGACCTCCTTGCATGTCAGAACAACACTACCGGCCTTGTCACGGACTGGTGTGATTGGAACAGCCATCAGCCTGCCGTCAATTCCCAGGCTGCGGTTGGCCAGGCCGACAATCCGGGCTTCTTTGACGATGCCGCCCGTACGCCATGGCGCATGGCTTGGGCCTATTATTGGTATGGTAACGCCAACGCCAAAAAGTTCAACGATAAAATCGTTCCTTGGATGTACAAGGAAACGAAGATGAACGCTGGCGGTATCAATTCCGGTTATTATCCCGATGGCACGATGTCTCAGAAGCGTGACAACTTCAGTTCCTCCACGTTCTCTGGTGGCTTGGGCCTCGCTGCCGCTAGTGCCGACGAAGCAGAACCGTACCTGGAAACGGTTTACAAGACTTTGAAAAATAAGACTAGCTGTGCTTCGGCAAGCGGCTGTGGTGAAGGCGTCCCTGGTGAAAAGTACTATCCGGCGACCTTGAATTTGCTTTATTTGCTCCTCATGACGGGCAACATGCCCAACTTCTACGACATGACCGGCTTTACTTCGTTCACCCCGGACCCGTCCTTGGGACAGCAAATTACCTCCAGTGAAGGTATTCACTTGGATAAGGGCGATTCCTTGGTGGGTGTTTCCGGTTTCTGGAACTGGGGTGCCTATCATGATAAGCTTGGTATTGGTACAAAGATGGACCCGGACTCTGGTTCTTCTCCGCTTTACCTCATCGGCGATGAAGTTTATGCCAATGCATCCATGGAAATCGGTCCGGAACCGGAGTATGATGAAGCACTGAAGCAAGCTGGTTTGCTCAAGTATCCTTCTGCCGGTATCGCCATGTCGTTCAAGGGTGACGAATCCGGCGTGAACTTGACTGCACTGAACGTTGCTTCCGTGCGCATCAATGTGAAAACAACGGGAACAATGCGCTTTGCGATTCTTTATGCGGAACCTCATTGCGCCGGTTGCGAACCGGGTATCCTTTTGGATCCGACGAACGATTATCAAACCCTCACGTTCAAGTTGAAGCCGAATGGCTACATCCTTGGAGACCTTAATATTGATAGCTGGATGACACAAGAATCGGTTCCTGCTGCGGGCGCCAACGACGTTATGGCCACCGCATCTGGCGTGAAGTTTGAAGCCAAGATGCCGGATGGTGGAACGGGCTCCGTGTCTGTGAAGTCTATTGAATTCCTCGATGCCAGTGGCAATGTGGTCGATCCGGTGAAGCTTGTAGGCTTCGCTGTCCCGAACGACTTCTCCAAGTACAATGGCGGCTCGAGTCCGACATCCAGCTCTTCTCAGGGCGTCAACCCGACCAGCTCTTCTCAGGGTGTTGTGAACCCGGGTAGCTCTGCCAGCGGTCAGGATGCCATCGTGGCTGTGGACGCCTTGAGCGTCGCCAAGGTGAGCGTCTCTGGTATGCAGATCCAGCTGAGCGGTGCCAAGATCGGCTCCAACTATGCCGTGTTCAGCATGCAGGGCAAGGTGATTGCTTCTGGCCGCATCGATGGTGCCAACCAGAACATCGTCATGCCGAGCAAGGGTCAGTACCTGCTCCGTGTGGGTAACCAGATCAGCACGGTCCGTGTAAAGTAA
- a CDS encoding polysaccharide deacetylase family protein: MSRFFKIALATAFAGGGFAMAAGPITTVPWNGHVGAVSFTFDDGMQNQIDNLKPILDKMPDVTVTFFIPGFSSVWQNNPNDLAALAQAGHEIGNHSLSHPTLTGLSADSLTKEIVNFAESLEKGIPAPKITAFATPFCANSDDVTAVIKQKHFINRDCGDWAYRNGWNKEPNWFKFPALTWLRSSKKPEDITVALDTCIGNADFSGLPSWESPPGPEGEWMVVLNHGVAQDNDDYAIDPADIKKIIQHARDNKMWVASFSTIGAYYMAHFTLDAVSEALGESANIDAGIKLDWKLPSENMPESIPLKVKLGGPLTAVKGKIVMDQGDKAIWPDSSGHYTIEFTKLSLKVRLATAEEIENHGNNTTALKRANQLNKKPRSSGPHGTFDLMGRRVKNEKR; this comes from the coding sequence ATGTCACGTTTTTTTAAGATAGCCTTGGCGACAGCGTTCGCCGGCGGAGGTTTCGCCATGGCGGCAGGCCCGATTACCACTGTCCCCTGGAACGGGCACGTTGGCGCCGTTTCGTTCACCTTTGACGACGGCATGCAGAACCAGATTGACAACTTGAAGCCCATTTTGGACAAGATGCCCGACGTCACCGTCACCTTTTTTATCCCGGGATTCAGTTCGGTTTGGCAAAACAACCCAAACGACCTCGCAGCCCTCGCCCAGGCGGGCCACGAAATAGGGAACCACAGTCTCTCCCACCCCACGTTGACCGGGCTTTCGGCGGATTCCCTCACCAAGGAAATCGTGAATTTTGCGGAGAGTCTCGAAAAAGGCATCCCGGCACCCAAAATTACCGCCTTCGCCACGCCATTTTGCGCCAACAGTGACGACGTCACCGCCGTCATCAAGCAAAAGCACTTCATCAACCGCGACTGCGGCGACTGGGCATACCGAAACGGCTGGAACAAGGAGCCAAACTGGTTCAAGTTCCCCGCCCTCACCTGGCTCCGCTCGTCCAAAAAGCCCGAGGACATCACCGTCGCCCTAGATACCTGCATAGGGAATGCGGACTTTAGCGGGCTCCCTTCCTGGGAATCGCCCCCCGGCCCCGAAGGCGAATGGATGGTTGTCTTGAACCACGGCGTGGCGCAAGACAACGACGATTACGCCATCGACCCCGCCGACATCAAGAAGATTATCCAGCACGCCCGCGACAACAAGATGTGGGTCGCCTCGTTCAGCACCATCGGAGCCTACTACATGGCGCACTTTACGCTGGACGCCGTCAGCGAAGCCTTGGGTGAATCCGCCAACATTGACGCCGGAATTAAACTCGATTGGAAGTTGCCCAGCGAAAATATGCCCGAGAGCATCCCGCTCAAGGTAAAGCTCGGCGGCCCGCTAACAGCCGTCAAGGGCAAAATAGTAATGGACCAAGGCGACAAGGCCATTTGGCCCGACAGCAGCGGCCACTACACCATCGAGTTCACCAAGCTCTCGCTCAAGGTGCGCCTCGCCACCGCCGAAGAAATCGAGAACCACGGCAACAATACCACTGCCCTCAAGCGCGCAAACCAGCTAAACAAAAAGCCGCGCAGCTCGGGGCCGCACGGCACATTCGACCTCATGGGCCGACGCGTCAAGAACGAGAAGCGTTAA
- a CDS encoding acyltransferase, giving the protein MEQPEQKSKRPYFPAIDGLRLLASINIVMLHLGSSNALQYMADCKWLMPIVSAPAFAAGIFYVFAGFLFASKFSDPERSIPVVPFMFARIAKLYRLHFFMTLLMFVVLVFKFSGYAHLPSFGEIPDCFGKGIANMVHPWRSLVLHLTLAWSVVPDLGMKLNEPSWSLTSFFVCYAITPWFSRWLFKQNRRTLWVLFGTVFIPGILWAVVFGATGNLWFDGYAAKYRFFHMFAPVRVFEYIFGMVIYRLYAEGCFEFLKRDYVSGMVQMFLLWALYGSLFLLSPQWNPGVNYFLHHSLPILIYGLFVLSLLSGKGFMARFFCIGIVRKVGRASFYPYLIHLPLITIAWGICNLNTPKNTIIFMVFVYTVSTLYMEFKIWKKKRAKAKAAR; this is encoded by the coding sequence ATGGAACAGCCAGAGCAAAAATCCAAGCGTCCTTATTTCCCGGCGATAGACGGTTTGCGTCTGTTGGCGAGCATCAACATTGTGATGCTCCACCTGGGGAGCAGCAACGCCCTCCAGTACATGGCCGATTGCAAGTGGCTCATGCCCATTGTGAGCGCCCCCGCTTTTGCCGCGGGCATCTTCTACGTCTTTGCCGGGTTCCTCTTCGCAAGCAAGTTTAGCGACCCCGAGCGTAGCATTCCGGTTGTCCCGTTCATGTTCGCCCGTATTGCCAAGTTGTACCGCCTGCACTTTTTTATGACGCTCCTCATGTTTGTGGTGCTCGTATTCAAGTTCAGCGGCTATGCGCATTTGCCCTCCTTTGGCGAGATTCCCGACTGCTTTGGCAAGGGGATTGCGAATATGGTGCACCCCTGGCGGAGCCTCGTTTTGCACCTGACTCTCGCCTGGTCCGTTGTCCCGGACTTGGGGATGAAACTGAACGAGCCTTCGTGGTCGCTCACCAGCTTTTTTGTGTGCTACGCCATTACGCCCTGGTTCAGCCGCTGGCTGTTCAAGCAGAACCGCCGCACGCTCTGGGTGCTGTTCGGCACGGTGTTTATCCCGGGAATCCTGTGGGCAGTGGTGTTCGGTGCTACGGGCAACCTGTGGTTTGACGGCTATGCCGCCAAGTACCGTTTTTTCCACATGTTCGCGCCGGTTCGCGTGTTCGAGTACATTTTTGGCATGGTCATTTACCGTCTGTATGCTGAGGGCTGCTTCGAGTTTTTGAAGAGGGACTATGTGAGCGGCATGGTGCAAATGTTTTTGCTCTGGGCGCTGTACGGGAGCCTCTTCCTTTTGAGCCCGCAGTGGAACCCCGGGGTCAACTACTTCCTTCACCATAGCTTGCCCATACTCATTTACGGTCTCTTTGTGCTCTCGCTTCTCTCGGGCAAGGGCTTCATGGCGCGGTTCTTTTGCATTGGGATTGTGCGGAAGGTCGGCAGGGCCAGTTTTTACCCGTACCTCATCCATTTGCCGCTCATTACCATCGCCTGGGGCATTTGTAACTTGAATACTCCCAAGAATACTATCATTTTCATGGTCTTTGTCTACACGGTGAGCACGCTCTACATGGAGTTCAAAATCTGGAAAAAGAAGCGAGCCAAGGCGAAAGCCGCCCGTTAA
- a CDS encoding carbohydrate-binding protein, whose translation MKCLDMGRKASLKGTVVAFVALSATTAFADATLKVDLTDSIRTVTHCASGALYGITADLPADVSAHIAPLKGNVYVQPAISGNGHQQPIGDAFDVAKRLVNTTGKVQIRLADILPGWPYRWPGKDSWLKSVEEIIKKKLNSGLNNFDGYEIWNEPDGTWKNENGDFYTNCWKPTYDLIRKLDPKAKIIGPSYSWFNSNRVDEFLKYCSQNNCLPDVFSWHQWGSGGFVGAVESLRNIEKKYNISPRALSINEYSSDTHTYEGAPGVSVPYIAKFERYNVESAMISWWFTNLPGRLGSLLTASNQKGGGWWLYKWYGDMSGYMARVTPPNDKSEGVDGFAAVDAKQNYASLVLGGNSVGNVNVVFEKLPAFLGGKMKVTVERVTWKDKDTPVASTELVSEKEMTLTGSSLTVQVKIESQFYGYRVYLTPIDVPQNPYKNVAASIPGKVEAENYDEAGQGFSYRDTDSDNQGGAYRDDGVDIEEGGDNYAIGYTIADEWLEYTVEVAQEGEYLIKANVASGSETSSFQLFMDDAEITESFAVPQTGEDWKTYKVFELGKKTLTAGKHILKLAITGSYVNIDWIEFVDAKAAQEEEQMGLTSLRRTPGNTAVEAQYFDMNGNRVSKEATKRPGAYLVRVPGFKTYLIRTAK comes from the coding sequence ATGAAATGTTTGGATATGGGGCGCAAGGCCTCGCTTAAGGGCACGGTAGTGGCTTTTGTAGCCTTGTCTGCGACGACGGCTTTTGCCGACGCCACCCTCAAGGTGGATTTGACCGATAGCATCCGTACTGTGACGCACTGCGCGTCGGGAGCCCTTTACGGCATTACGGCGGATTTGCCCGCCGATGTCTCTGCCCACATTGCCCCGCTCAAGGGGAATGTCTATGTGCAACCCGCCATTAGCGGCAATGGGCATCAGCAGCCCATTGGTGACGCCTTTGACGTTGCCAAGCGTCTGGTGAACACTACGGGCAAGGTTCAGATTCGATTGGCCGACATCCTTCCCGGCTGGCCGTACCGCTGGCCCGGCAAGGATTCTTGGCTCAAGAGTGTCGAGGAGATTATCAAAAAGAAACTGAATTCCGGTCTTAACAACTTTGACGGCTACGAGATTTGGAACGAACCCGACGGCACTTGGAAAAACGAGAATGGCGATTTTTACACCAACTGCTGGAAGCCGACTTACGACTTGATCCGCAAGCTGGACCCGAAGGCTAAAATCATTGGCCCGTCGTATTCGTGGTTCAACTCCAACCGTGTGGATGAATTCCTCAAGTACTGTTCGCAGAACAACTGCTTGCCCGATGTGTTTAGCTGGCATCAGTGGGGCAGTGGCGGTTTTGTGGGAGCCGTGGAGAGCCTCCGCAATATCGAAAAGAAGTATAACATCTCGCCGCGTGCGCTTAGCATTAACGAATATTCTTCCGATACGCACACCTACGAAGGTGCCCCTGGCGTCTCGGTTCCGTACATTGCCAAGTTCGAACGTTACAATGTTGAAAGTGCTATGATTTCCTGGTGGTTCACAAACCTGCCTGGGCGTCTCGGCAGCCTCCTCACCGCAAGTAATCAAAAAGGGGGCGGTTGGTGGCTCTACAAGTGGTATGGCGACATGAGCGGCTACATGGCCCGTGTCACGCCGCCAAACGACAAGAGCGAAGGCGTTGATGGATTCGCTGCCGTAGACGCAAAGCAGAATTATGCTAGCCTCGTGCTGGGCGGAAACTCTGTGGGCAATGTGAACGTCGTGTTCGAAAAACTCCCGGCTTTCCTCGGGGGTAAAATGAAAGTCACCGTGGAACGTGTGACCTGGAAGGACAAGGATACGCCGGTGGCCTCGACCGAGCTCGTCTCCGAGAAAGAGATGACGCTTACGGGTTCAAGCCTTACGGTCCAGGTGAAAATTGAGAGCCAGTTCTATGGTTACCGCGTGTACCTCACTCCGATCGATGTGCCGCAGAATCCCTACAAGAACGTGGCTGCGTCCATCCCGGGCAAGGTCGAAGCCGAAAATTACGATGAGGCTGGTCAGGGTTTCTCGTACCGCGATACTGATTCCGACAACCAGGGTGGCGCCTATCGCGACGATGGTGTGGATATCGAGGAGGGCGGCGACAATTACGCCATCGGCTATACCATTGCCGACGAATGGCTCGAATACACGGTCGAGGTCGCCCAGGAGGGCGAGTACTTGATCAAGGCGAACGTCGCGAGCGGTAGCGAGACTTCCAGTTTCCAGCTGTTCATGGATGATGCCGAAATTACCGAGTCCTTTGCTGTTCCGCAGACGGGCGAGGACTGGAAAACGTACAAGGTGTTTGAACTGGGCAAAAAGACGCTTACGGCGGGCAAGCATATATTGAAGCTTGCGATTACCGGGAGCTACGTCAACATCGACTGGATTGAGTTTGTCGATGCCAAGGCGGCACAGGAGGAAGAGCAGATGGGCTTAACTTCCCTCCGCAGGACTCCGGGCAATACTGCCGTAGAAGCCCAATATTTCGACATGAACGGCAATCGCGTGAGCAAGGAGGCCACCAAGCGTCCAGGAGCCTATTTGGTGCGTGTCCCAGGATTTAAGACTTACTTAATCCGCACGGCAAAGTGA